In a genomic window of Aggregatimonas sangjinii:
- a CDS encoding SDR family oxidoreductase, translated as MDLQLENKLFLVGGATSGLGRAIAEQLVAEGANVLAVARTESKLQELQQLSNGIEIIAGDLSQPEVLNAILTKIGNRVLTGAVINSGGPPAMPVMDTKLSDWDAAYKTVVRWKIGLTQALLPKMMEHSYGRLLFIESVSTKQPVENLVLSNAMRLAITGYVKTLSQEIGASGVTLNILGPGYHATQRMENLFAKNSELKGIPEAEIRKSFSAQTAVKAIGKPANFASLAVWMLSPYSGYITGQTITVDGGLVKGTMG; from the coding sequence ATGGATTTACAACTAGAAAACAAACTCTTTTTAGTAGGCGGCGCGACCAGTGGCCTGGGCAGGGCGATAGCAGAACAATTGGTCGCAGAGGGCGCAAATGTCCTCGCGGTGGCCCGTACGGAGTCGAAACTTCAGGAATTACAACAATTAAGCAATGGCATAGAAATCATTGCCGGCGATCTTTCCCAACCGGAAGTATTGAACGCTATCCTTACAAAAATCGGAAATCGCGTGTTGACGGGAGCCGTCATCAACTCGGGCGGACCCCCGGCCATGCCGGTAATGGACACCAAATTATCCGATTGGGACGCCGCGTACAAAACAGTGGTGCGTTGGAAAATAGGGCTGACCCAGGCGCTACTGCCCAAGATGATGGAACACAGCTACGGGCGACTGCTTTTTATTGAAAGCGTATCGACCAAGCAGCCCGTTGAAAATTTGGTATTGAGCAACGCCATGCGTCTGGCGATTACCGGGTACGTTAAAACCCTTTCCCAAGAAATCGGGGCGTCAGGGGTTACCCTAAATATTTTAGGCCCAGGCTATCACGCGACCCAGCGCATGGAGAATCTATTTGCCAAAAACAGCGAACTAAAAGGCATTCCGGAAGCAGAAATCCGCAAATCGTTCTCAGCACAGACCGCCGTCAAAGCGATCGGAAAACCAGCGAATTTCGCCTCTTTGGCCGTATGGATGCTATCGCCGTATAGTGGCTATATTACGGGGCAGACCATCACCGTTGATGGCGGATTGGTGAAAGGCACAATGGGGTGA
- a CDS encoding helix-turn-helix domain-containing protein, translating to MIIGESNDFGALLRHTRKTLGITQTFLSQESKITRAVISGIELGKIKNPHLDTVIRISNVLNLGVFIQSNRED from the coding sequence ATGATAATAGGGGAATCAAATGATTTTGGTGCGCTACTTAGACACACTCGTAAAACATTGGGTATAACTCAAACCTTTCTGAGTCAAGAAAGTAAAATTACGCGTGCGGTAATATCTGGTATTGAACTTGGAAAAATTAAAAACCCTCATTTAGATACTGTTATCAGGATATCGAATGTACTTAACTTAGGCGTATTCATTCAATCAAACCGAGAAGATTGA
- a CDS encoding TolC family protein — protein sequence MRNCIFTSLLIIFTTIPVFSQENLLTKEDAVNLALQNNFGIQVAKNQVEIAENNKGILNSGYLPTLTNSTTANYNRDDAVIEFPGQVNQDGSPRADVELNKAEAQRYNSSLTADYVLFDGLGRFYNYKRLKEQYQLSELQARETIENTMLQLFSVYFEVARLTENQNVLQEALEISSQRIKRAEYAFEYGQNTKLDILNAQVDVTNDSINLLNTQQQLANTKRDLNVVLNQNLNELFKVDTLINFIPKPKLNEFVEQATLNNVAILQTERNLAINAYDIKVNKAGYLPTIGLNGTYGWNLNQSAASAFFPGTNNTTWNFGLGARLTWNIFDGGGTNVRVRNAKIAYENQELLKQQIELEVNRDIQNAKAIYENRLNIYQIQEQNVLTNQNNFERSKEQFQLGRITSIEFRQAQINLLNAQTNKNLAKYDAKLAELQLLQLTGQLLNVDF from the coding sequence ATGAGAAATTGTATATTCACTAGCCTCCTAATCATATTTACAACTATACCCGTTTTTTCACAAGAGAATCTTTTGACAAAGGAAGATGCGGTCAATTTGGCCCTGCAGAATAATTTTGGCATTCAAGTGGCTAAGAACCAAGTCGAAATTGCGGAAAATAACAAAGGTATTTTGAACTCGGGTTATCTACCCACCTTGACCAATTCCACCACGGCCAATTACAATCGGGACGATGCGGTCATCGAATTTCCTGGGCAAGTAAATCAGGATGGGAGCCCACGTGCCGATGTAGAACTTAACAAAGCGGAAGCACAACGGTACAATTCGAGCCTAACGGCCGACTACGTTCTGTTCGATGGCCTAGGTCGGTTCTACAATTACAAGAGGTTGAAGGAACAGTACCAATTGAGCGAATTGCAAGCAAGGGAAACCATCGAGAATACCATGCTACAATTGTTTAGCGTGTATTTTGAGGTGGCTCGGCTAACCGAGAATCAAAATGTACTTCAGGAGGCTTTAGAGATATCATCCCAACGTATCAAACGTGCCGAATACGCTTTTGAATATGGTCAGAATACAAAATTAGATATATTGAACGCCCAAGTAGATGTGACCAATGACAGTATCAATCTATTGAATACGCAGCAGCAATTGGCCAACACCAAACGTGATTTGAACGTAGTTTTGAACCAGAATTTAAATGAGCTTTTTAAGGTAGACACCTTAATCAATTTTATTCCCAAGCCGAAGTTGAATGAATTTGTGGAACAAGCGACATTGAACAACGTGGCCATCTTACAAACAGAGCGCAATTTGGCCATTAACGCCTACGATATCAAAGTAAATAAAGCGGGCTACCTGCCCACTATCGGTTTAAACGGTACCTACGGATGGAATTTGAATCAAAGCGCGGCATCTGCCTTTTTTCCGGGAACCAACAATACGACATGGAATTTTGGTCTCGGGGCGCGATTGACTTGGAATATTTTCGATGGAGGAGGCACGAACGTTCGCGTACGCAACGCCAAAATCGCCTACGAAAATCAGGAACTTTTGAAACAACAGATCGAGTTGGAAGTCAATCGGGATATTCAGAACGCCAAAGCCATTTATGAAAATCGATTGAACATTTACCAGATTCAGGAGCAGAACGTGCTTACGAACCAAAACAATTTTGAACGTTCCAAGGAGCAATTTCAATTGGGGAGGATTACATCCATTGAATTCCGCCAAGCCCAAATCAATCTTTTGAACGCTCAAACCAATAAAAATCTAGCCAAGTACGACGCAAAGTTGGCAGAATTACAATTGCTACAATTAACGGGGCAACTCCTGAACGTAGATTTCTGA
- a CDS encoding HNH endonuclease translates to MIEKKCIWCLKSEHETDFFSKAHTIPKSLGGQNFNPNVCDVCNAYFGNRHEYNYSIEEALKEAFNITRIRLRNRKSKRKVGRFKSKFFEVKERKGKYRLTVKPSFRFNSEFQTTLCRAFKRGLYKMFFEELNRQKKVGFEKKYDLIRQFARYDMGNLPVFYFERSVGIIVGTDTEYITPVLIFNRMTYLHSTAGFEEIEFLGHVFGFPITDYTPNTFKSYMEQSIRLKKEFFKGAILINRMTDVDIVLSVMNG, encoded by the coding sequence ATGATTGAAAAAAAGTGTATTTGGTGCCTTAAGTCGGAACATGAAACTGATTTCTTTAGCAAGGCTCATACTATACCGAAGTCATTAGGCGGTCAGAACTTCAATCCGAATGTATGTGATGTATGTAACGCTTATTTTGGAAATAGGCACGAATACAATTATTCAATCGAGGAAGCACTCAAGGAAGCATTCAACATTACCAGAATCCGTTTAAGAAATAGAAAAAGTAAAAGGAAAGTAGGACGGTTTAAATCTAAATTCTTTGAAGTCAAAGAAAGAAAGGGCAAGTATAGATTAACAGTTAAACCCTCATTCCGCTTCAATAGTGAATTTCAAACTACCCTTTGCCGAGCGTTCAAGAGGGGGCTCTATAAAATGTTTTTCGAGGAATTAAATAGGCAAAAGAAAGTCGGTTTTGAAAAGAAGTATGATTTAATCAGACAATTTGCTAGATATGATATGGGCAACCTACCCGTTTTCTACTTTGAAAGATCGGTAGGAATAATAGTTGGTACTGATACTGAATACATCACCCCGGTTCTGATTTTCAATCGAATGACTTATTTGCATAGTACAGCAGGATTTGAAGAGATTGAATTTTTAGGACATGTATTCGGATTTCCTATAACCGACTATACCCCAAACACTTTTAAAAGTTATATGGAACAGTCAATAAGACTGAAAAAAGAATTTTTTAAAGGTGCTATTCTAATTAATCGAATGACTGATGTTGATATTGTATTATCTGTTATGAACGGATGA
- a CDS encoding dienelactone hydrolase family protein, with amino-acid sequence MKELKKEDIKQEVFDLYDDYAHNRVSRRLFLDKLSTYAVGGLTVASLVSFISPDYVKKIQIRQDDPNLKSEYITYDSPKRGGTIKGLLSRPVDAKEKLPGIIVVHENRGLNPHIEDVGRRAALAGFISLAPDALTPLGGYPGNDDKGRELQRQRDRNEMLEDFIAAFEHLKTHPECTGKVGVVGFCFGGWISNMMAVEVPDLGAAVPFYGGQPKEDIERINAPLLLHFGELDKRVNEGWPAYEAALKEHEKEYTAYMYPNANHGFHNDTTPRYDREAAELAWQRTVEFFKNHLVP; translated from the coding sequence ATGAAAGAATTAAAAAAAGAAGACATCAAGCAAGAAGTGTTCGACCTCTATGACGACTATGCGCATAACAGGGTGAGCAGAAGGTTGTTCCTCGACAAATTGTCTACCTATGCTGTGGGTGGACTCACGGTAGCCTCGCTGGTCAGTTTTATATCTCCCGACTACGTCAAAAAAATACAGATACGCCAAGATGACCCCAATCTGAAGTCCGAATACATTACCTATGATTCGCCTAAGAGGGGAGGTACCATAAAAGGGTTACTCTCACGCCCTGTCGATGCCAAGGAAAAACTGCCCGGGATTATCGTGGTGCACGAAAATAGAGGGTTGAATCCGCATATCGAGGATGTGGGCCGAAGGGCAGCCTTGGCCGGGTTTATCTCGTTGGCCCCTGATGCCTTAACGCCGTTGGGAGGATATCCCGGAAATGATGATAAGGGACGTGAACTGCAGCGACAACGTGACCGCAACGAGATGTTGGAAGATTTTATCGCCGCCTTCGAACATTTGAAAACGCATCCGGAATGTACCGGGAAGGTCGGTGTGGTCGGCTTTTGTTTTGGGGGTTGGATTTCGAACATGATGGCAGTGGAAGTGCCCGATCTAGGAGCGGCCGTTCCCTTTTACGGCGGTCAGCCCAAAGAAGATATCGAAAGGATAAACGCGCCCTTACTGCTCCATTTTGGGGAATTGGACAAGCGGGTGAACGAAGGTTGGCCAGCTTATGAAGCTGCCCTTAAAGAACACGAGAAGGAATACACTGCCTACATGTATCCGAATGCCAACCATGGATTTCATAATGATACTACGCCGAGATACGATCGGGAGGCGGCCGAATTGGCATGGCAACGCACAGTGGAATTTTTTAAGAACCACCTAGTCCCTTAA
- a CDS encoding DUF4145 domain-containing protein, with amino-acid sequence MDLLTNTDKKLFDNAISCICPHCGDSNSPNLTSTPKHNLLFRHRPKKIGMAYLCNTCKEPLFFKFKILSIDSMKINISDEYEVIENPKVKFDYEHLPEVVKNDFKEALGCYTNGLYNAFAAMCRRTIQSSADNLGAEGKSKVQNQINELKELGTLDDETYEILKRIILDGHDGAHPHLPALSLERAEILLELLKDVLHQLFIRKGRIKKAARLRTEQLKSK; translated from the coding sequence ATGGATTTACTTACCAACACCGATAAAAAACTTTTTGACAACGCAATAAGTTGCATATGTCCACATTGTGGAGATTCAAATTCCCCAAATTTAACTTCTACCCCGAAGCACAACTTGTTATTTAGGCATAGGCCGAAAAAAATCGGAATGGCTTACCTCTGTAATACCTGTAAGGAACCTTTATTTTTCAAATTTAAAATTCTTAGCATTGACAGTATGAAAATAAATATATCGGATGAATATGAAGTAATTGAAAATCCTAAAGTAAAGTTTGATTACGAGCATTTACCCGAAGTTGTTAAAAATGATTTTAAAGAGGCTTTAGGTTGTTATACTAATGGCTTGTATAATGCTTTTGCAGCAATGTGTAGAAGAACCATTCAATCATCTGCAGATAACCTAGGAGCTGAAGGGAAAAGTAAAGTTCAAAATCAAATAAATGAACTTAAAGAGTTAGGCACTTTAGACGATGAAACCTACGAGATTTTAAAACGAATCATATTGGACGGTCATGATGGTGCACACCCTCATTTACCAGCGCTTTCGTTGGAAAGAGCGGAGATACTTCTTGAGTTATTGAAAGATGTTTTGCATCAATTATTTATTAGAAAAGGCCGGATCAAAAAGGCTGCCAGACTTAGAACCGAACAATTGAAAAGCAAGTAA
- a CDS encoding efflux RND transporter permease subunit gives MRKVIEYFIRYHVAVNVIIIAFAIFGIAGANSLKSSFFPLTDSKNIAITITYPGASPQEVEEGIVLKIEDNLKGLEGVDRVTSTSRENSGSINVEIEKGRDIDFMLLEVKNAVDRVPTFPTGMEPLIVSKLEAVRQTISFSISGENIPLATLKQVGRDIENDIRAIEGISKIEITGYPEEEIEIAVNENSLLAYNLSFTEVAQAVANANILVTGGNIKTDAEEYLIRANNRSYYGDELSNIIIRADASGQSVRLKDVAIIRDRFSETPNALFFNGNLSVNTTITSTNTEDLVSSAEKVKEYITEFNQKYNNIKLDVVSDLSTTLVQRTALLTENAVVGMILVLVFLSLFLNTRLAFWVAFGLPVAFLGMFVFAGFFNVTINVLSLFGMIIVIGILVDDGIVIAENIYQHYEKGKSPVQAAVDGTMEVLPPIISAIITTILAFSIFLFLDSRIGEFFGEVSVIVILTLVVSLVEALIILPAHLAHSKALRSSSDKPKSKMGQAFAKLRLINKAGDNFMGWMRDNFYSPALRFALRYKLLMFGIFAMALILTIGTIGGGIIRTSFFPRIASDRVQITLTMPNGTNEKVTDSIISMIEEKAEIVNQELTEQYLKGTDKILFENMIRRVGPGSANATLSINLLPGEERPDEVVSDLVTSRLQELVGPVIGVESLVYGSGGNFGGSPVSVSLLGNNIEELKAAKTELKNALLTNSRLKDIEDNDPAGIKEIRLELKENAYLLGLDLRNIMTQVRAGFFGTQAQRFQRSQDEIRVWVRYDRQDRSSITDLDEMRIVTPTGSRVPLKEIATYTIERGDVAINRLEGRREIQVSADLKDFKDSPTDIMAEIQNVIMPEIQSKYPTVTASYEGQNRELGKLTASLKVVGLSVLLLIYITIAFTFRSFSQPLMLILLVPFSLTAVAWGHWIHDFPLNILSLLGIIALIGIMVNDGLVLIGKFNGNLRLGMTFDEAIYDAGRSRFRAIFLTSITTIAGLAPLMLETSRQAQFLKPMAISIAYGIGFATVLTLLMLPLFLSFSNKFKVGAKWLATGNDVTKEEVERAIKEQKEGEHLNEISKRSENGVAGHLTSTTAATAHEPVVTETEGTSE, from the coding sequence ATGCGAAAAGTAATCGAATATTTTATACGGTACCACGTTGCGGTAAATGTCATCATTATTGCCTTCGCCATTTTCGGTATCGCTGGTGCGAACTCCTTGAAATCGTCGTTCTTCCCGCTAACCGATTCTAAGAATATCGCAATAACCATAACTTATCCGGGGGCTTCACCTCAAGAGGTGGAAGAGGGAATCGTCCTTAAAATCGAGGATAATTTAAAGGGATTGGAAGGAGTGGATCGGGTCACGTCTACCTCGCGCGAAAATAGCGGTAGCATCAACGTAGAAATCGAAAAGGGAAGGGATATCGATTTTATGTTGTTGGAAGTCAAGAATGCGGTCGACCGGGTACCTACATTTCCGACGGGTATGGAACCCCTCATTGTTTCAAAGTTGGAAGCGGTGCGCCAAACCATCAGTTTTTCGATAAGTGGGGAGAACATCCCTTTGGCTACTTTAAAACAAGTGGGGAGGGACATCGAAAACGATATTCGGGCCATAGAAGGTATCTCCAAAATCGAGATTACGGGCTATCCGGAAGAGGAAATTGAGATTGCCGTAAACGAGAACAGTTTACTGGCATACAATCTGTCGTTCACCGAAGTGGCCCAGGCCGTAGCCAATGCCAATATTCTCGTTACCGGAGGTAATATAAAGACCGATGCCGAGGAATACTTGATTCGTGCGAACAATAGGTCGTACTATGGTGACGAACTCTCGAATATCATCATCCGTGCCGATGCCTCGGGCCAATCGGTACGATTAAAAGATGTAGCCATTATTCGGGATCGCTTTTCAGAAACGCCAAATGCATTGTTTTTTAACGGCAACTTGTCCGTAAATACGACGATTACAAGTACCAACACTGAAGATTTGGTAAGCTCCGCAGAAAAGGTAAAGGAATATATCACCGAATTCAATCAAAAATACAACAACATCAAACTTGATGTGGTTTCTGACTTGTCGACCACCCTTGTTCAGCGTACGGCCCTCTTGACCGAGAACGCCGTTGTCGGAATGATACTTGTGCTGGTCTTTTTGTCCTTGTTCTTAAATACCCGATTGGCCTTTTGGGTCGCTTTCGGACTTCCGGTAGCATTTTTGGGAATGTTCGTTTTTGCCGGCTTTTTTAACGTAACAATCAACGTGCTTTCATTGTTCGGAATGATTATCGTTATCGGTATTTTGGTAGATGACGGTATCGTCATTGCCGAAAACATCTATCAACATTACGAGAAGGGCAAATCGCCGGTACAAGCTGCGGTAGATGGCACCATGGAAGTATTGCCTCCTATCATCTCGGCGATCATCACCACGATTTTGGCCTTTTCGATTTTCTTGTTCCTCGATAGCAGAATAGGGGAGTTCTTTGGAGAGGTTTCGGTAATCGTCATCTTGACACTGGTGGTATCCTTGGTCGAGGCACTTATCATTTTACCGGCTCACTTGGCACATTCCAAAGCGCTTCGGTCCTCATCCGATAAGCCAAAATCGAAAATGGGACAGGCTTTTGCCAAACTTCGGCTGATCAATAAGGCCGGGGATAATTTTATGGGTTGGATGCGCGATAATTTTTACAGCCCTGCTTTACGCTTCGCCCTTCGCTACAAACTCTTGATGTTCGGAATTTTCGCGATGGCGCTGATTTTAACGATAGGTACGATAGGAGGAGGCATTATTCGCACCTCTTTCTTTCCCAGGATTGCAAGTGATCGGGTGCAGATTACGTTAACCATGCCCAACGGTACCAACGAAAAGGTAACCGATTCCATCATTTCGATGATCGAGGAAAAGGCTGAAATCGTAAACCAAGAACTTACGGAACAATACCTAAAAGGTACTGACAAGATATTGTTCGAAAACATGATTCGTAGGGTTGGTCCGGGTTCGGCGAATGCAACGCTCAGCATCAACCTTTTACCTGGAGAGGAGCGACCCGATGAGGTCGTATCGGACTTGGTGACCAGTCGATTGCAAGAACTCGTAGGGCCCGTTATCGGGGTCGAGAGTTTGGTTTACGGCTCCGGTGGTAACTTTGGTGGTTCGCCGGTTTCCGTTTCACTCTTAGGGAATAACATAGAAGAACTAAAGGCGGCCAAGACGGAATTAAAAAATGCCCTGCTCACCAATTCCCGTCTCAAGGATATCGAAGATAACGATCCGGCCGGAATCAAGGAAATTCGACTCGAACTAAAGGAAAATGCTTATCTCCTCGGGTTGGACCTGAGAAATATCATGACGCAGGTAAGGGCCGGTTTTTTCGGGACCCAGGCACAACGGTTTCAGCGATCGCAAGACGAAATCCGAGTGTGGGTTCGCTATGACCGGCAGGACCGATCCTCGATAACCGATTTAGACGAGATGCGAATCGTAACGCCTACCGGTAGTCGGGTACCCTTGAAGGAAATCGCTACCTACACAATAGAACGTGGCGATGTGGCCATAAATCGTCTCGAAGGGCGTAGAGAGATCCAGGTCTCCGCAGATTTGAAGGACTTTAAAGACAGCCCTACCGATATTATGGCCGAGATACAAAATGTGATCATGCCGGAGATTCAGAGTAAATATCCAACGGTGACGGCATCGTATGAAGGTCAGAATAGGGAACTAGGTAAGCTAACAGCTTCCCTCAAGGTCGTGGGCCTATCGGTGCTTTTATTGATTTACATTACCATCGCCTTTACTTTTCGAAGTTTTAGCCAACCCTTGATGCTTATTTTGTTGGTCCCCTTTAGTTTAACGGCAGTGGCTTGGGGGCACTGGATCCATGACTTTCCGTTGAATATCCTATCGCTTTTGGGTATTATCGCATTGATCGGTATTATGGTGAACGATGGCCTGGTGCTAATCGGTAAATTTAATGGAAACCTAAGGTTGGGCATGACCTTCGATGAAGCGATTTACGATGCGGGACGTTCCCGGTTTCGGGCGATATTCCTCACATCGATTACTACAATAGCAGGTTTGGCTCCTTTAATGTTGGAAACCAGTAGGCAGGCTCAATTTTTAAAGCCTATGGCCATTTCGATTGCCTATGGAATCGGTTTTGCGACCGTTCTCACCTTATTGATGTTACCCCTATTCCTGTCGTTTAGTAATAAATTTAAAGTCGGTGCAAAATGGCTGGCAACAGGAAACGACGTTACTAAGGAAGAAGTAGAACGTGCCATTAAGGAACAGAAAGAGGGAGAGCATTTGAACGAAATATCAAAGCGGTCGGAAAATGGGGTAGCAGGTCATTTGACGTCCACGACCGCCGCAACGGCACACGAACCAGTTGTTACAGAAACCGAAGGAACATCAGAATGA
- a CDS encoding CPXCG motif-containing cysteine-rich protein gives MYEHFFQCPYCWEEISMLLDPSITSQTYVEDCEVCCNPIEVTPRFEENELVGFDAQDIEQ, from the coding sequence ATGTACGAACACTTCTTTCAATGCCCCTACTGTTGGGAAGAGATATCGATGTTGTTAGACCCTTCCATCACGAGTCAAACCTATGTAGAGGATTGTGAGGTCTGCTGCAACCCCATCGAGGTGACGCCTCGTTTCGAGGAAAACGAGCTGGTCGGCTTTGACGCCCAGGATATCGAGCAGTAA
- a CDS encoding efflux RND transporter periplasmic adaptor subunit has translation MNTRKIVLSILGVLLIILGVYFAGVIINNKKSFAPKAEKVVKTVFAEVVKNGTVPIQIPANGNLTAKQRVELYSEVQGVFRKGAKLFKEGQRFNTGETIIRIDASEYMASVQSAKSNLYNQLTSIMPDLRLDYPELFPKWQAYLTGFDMAKTTPSFPEMTTEREKFFISGRGILTSYYNVKNLEQRLGKYRISAPFNGVLTEALVTEGTLVRSGQKLGEFINTDVYELEVAISKTFSDLLKVGEPVELTNLEKTKTYTGKVARINGSVDQASQTIKAFIDVADENLREGMYLEANLDAKDENDAIEIDRSLLLENDKIFVVRDTVLDLIDVKPVYFTNKKVVLKDVPDGTVIMSKPLIGAYTGMTVKIFEDKTANTK, from the coding sequence ATGAATACACGAAAAATAGTTTTATCCATTTTAGGGGTGCTTCTGATTATACTGGGAGTTTACTTCGCGGGCGTGATCATCAACAACAAAAAAAGTTTTGCGCCGAAGGCTGAAAAAGTGGTGAAAACCGTCTTTGCCGAAGTGGTAAAAAACGGTACGGTGCCTATTCAAATTCCGGCCAACGGTAACCTTACCGCCAAACAAAGGGTAGAGTTGTATTCCGAAGTGCAAGGGGTGTTTCGAAAAGGTGCAAAATTATTCAAAGAAGGGCAGCGTTTCAACACCGGTGAAACCATCATCAGGATAGATGCTTCCGAATATATGGCAAGTGTACAATCGGCCAAAAGTAATCTTTACAACCAGCTGACCAGTATCATGCCGGACCTTCGCTTGGATTATCCGGAGCTTTTTCCAAAATGGCAAGCCTACCTCACCGGATTCGATATGGCAAAGACCACCCCGTCTTTTCCGGAAATGACTACGGAAAGGGAAAAGTTTTTTATATCCGGACGCGGCATCTTGACCAGTTACTACAATGTAAAAAACCTGGAGCAACGTTTGGGCAAATACCGTATTTCCGCACCTTTTAACGGGGTACTTACCGAGGCCTTGGTGACCGAGGGCACTTTGGTACGTTCAGGACAAAAATTAGGGGAATTCATCAATACCGATGTCTATGAGTTGGAAGTCGCCATAAGCAAGACCTTCAGCGACCTATTGAAGGTTGGTGAGCCCGTAGAACTGACCAACCTCGAAAAGACAAAGACCTACACAGGCAAGGTCGCTCGTATAAATGGTAGCGTAGACCAAGCCTCGCAGACCATTAAAGCCTTCATTGATGTGGCCGACGAAAACCTAAGGGAAGGCATGTACCTCGAGGCCAACCTTGATGCCAAGGACGAAAATGACGCCATCGAAATAGATAGGAGCTTACTTTTGGAGAACGATAAGATTTTTGTCGTTCGCGATACCGTCTTGGATTTGATCGATGTAAAACCTGTTTATTTTACAAATAAGAAAGTAGTGCTCAAGGATGTTCCCGACGGTACGGTAATCATGTCGAAACCCTTGATCGGTGCCTATACCGGAATGACGGTTAAGATATTTGAGGACAAAACTGCAAATACCAAGTAA
- a CDS encoding Gfo/Idh/MocA family protein produces MATLGVGVIGTGSIVNTYVKCLAELEDAELIALYTTTPSRVIVAKNLFGAPVLTELEEFLNHPEIDLVCVCNESGLHGNAAIRAAQSGKHVLSEKPLEVTTEKIDAVIKACKEKGVVLGCVLQNRCAAAYRAVEAVVKNGLLGKLLLGNAHINWYRSEAYYAKNPWRGTKKYDGGAALMNQGIHTIDLLLNLMGEVTSVFGDMKTLVHDIEGEDVGTGILNFKNGAIGTITAGTALFPGYPERLEIYGEKGSILMEGGNIKEWNVQGVSAPQPSNKRKNASGAADPAAIGHRNHKIVLKDMIDAIREKRAPMVDGIEARKAVAVITALYRSSEKEQLIFL; encoded by the coding sequence ATGGCAACCCTAGGCGTTGGAGTAATCGGAACCGGGTCTATCGTAAATACGTACGTAAAGTGCCTTGCTGAGCTTGAAGATGCCGAACTAATCGCCCTTTACACGACGACCCCGAGTAGGGTTATTGTCGCTAAAAATCTCTTTGGCGCACCTGTTCTAACTGAGTTGGAAGAATTTCTGAACCATCCTGAAATCGATTTGGTTTGCGTCTGCAATGAAAGCGGATTACACGGCAATGCTGCCATAAGAGCTGCCCAATCAGGGAAACATGTGCTCTCTGAAAAGCCACTGGAAGTAACAACCGAAAAAATCGATGCCGTCATCAAGGCCTGTAAGGAAAAGGGCGTTGTACTTGGCTGCGTACTTCAGAACAGATGTGCTGCAGCCTACCGTGCCGTTGAAGCGGTAGTCAAAAACGGACTGCTTGGAAAATTGCTCTTGGGCAATGCCCATATCAATTGGTATCGGTCTGAAGCGTACTACGCCAAAAATCCTTGGCGCGGAACCAAAAAGTACGATGGAGGCGCCGCTTTGATGAATCAGGGTATTCATACCATTGATCTACTCCTGAACCTCATGGGAGAAGTAACTTCCGTTTTCGGAGACATGAAGACCTTGGTACATGATATTGAAGGTGAAGATGTTGGAACGGGGATACTGAATTTCAAAAATGGAGCCATCGGCACGATTACAGCAGGTACGGCCTTGTTCCCCGGATATCCGGAACGCTTAGAGATCTATGGGGAAAAGGGAAGTATTCTCATGGAAGGGGGTAACATCAAAGAATGGAACGTGCAGGGCGTTTCAGCACCGCAACCTAGTAATAAACGAAAAAACGCAAGTGGTGCCGCCGATCCCGCTGCCATTGGTCATCGCAACCATAAAATAGTACTGAAGGATATGATCGATGCCATTCGGGAAAAGCGTGCGCCAATGGTAGATGGTATCGAAGCTAGAAAAGCGGTAGCGGTCATTACCGCACTGTACCGTTCTTCAGAGAAGGAACAGCTTATTTTTCTATAA